One genomic segment of Pyruvatibacter mobilis includes these proteins:
- a CDS encoding efflux transporter outer membrane subunit, with protein sequence MVRRRQTLEPLNAKLLAMLGTVGLAACSFSPDVPQSPVVQSPKAQAEFVTAEVAPVNASTPDARWWRLYDNAELDGYVARALEQNNDLKAALANLDRVLAALGESRADFFPSTDISAGVTYERDERGIVTSPRNDEDLTYNSGFSLSYEIDLFGRVRNGVDAARADAEAAAASLQAARITVAGETARAYADICAANQQIAVTENTLDLQARTVDLTRQLTEGGQGTTLDIARARVNVENTRASLPRLRAARENARFRLATLVGTPPAEMVEAAAECMSSPIVASTIPVGDGAGLIARRPDVQEAEKTLAASAARVGVATAELYPRITLGGSVDVTALQVASLKEDGAVGFNFGPLISWSFPNQTAARARIRAAEATMAEALARFDQAVLVALQETETALQNYAAELERQAALKQARDVAAQSARMARERYELGADDFITVLDAERTLAEADITLAQSQASTTQFQIELFRALGGTWDAADISTAGI encoded by the coding sequence ATGGTGCGCCGCAGACAGACCCTGGAACCGCTCAATGCAAAGCTTCTGGCGATGCTCGGGACCGTCGGCCTTGCCGCCTGCTCCTTCTCGCCAGACGTGCCACAATCGCCGGTGGTTCAATCTCCCAAGGCCCAGGCGGAGTTTGTCACTGCGGAGGTGGCACCGGTAAACGCGTCCACTCCCGATGCTCGCTGGTGGCGCCTATACGACAACGCCGAGCTTGACGGCTATGTCGCCCGCGCACTCGAACAGAACAACGACCTCAAGGCGGCGCTGGCCAATCTCGACCGGGTGCTGGCAGCGCTTGGTGAAAGTCGGGCTGACTTTTTTCCGAGCACGGATATTTCGGCGGGTGTGACCTATGAGCGTGACGAGAGGGGCATTGTCACCTCGCCGCGCAATGACGAAGACCTGACCTACAATTCGGGTTTCAGCCTGTCCTACGAGATCGACCTGTTTGGCCGTGTGCGCAATGGCGTCGATGCGGCGCGGGCTGATGCCGAGGCTGCTGCCGCGTCACTTCAGGCGGCCCGCATTACCGTGGCGGGTGAGACGGCGCGGGCTTACGCGGATATCTGCGCTGCCAACCAGCAGATCGCTGTCACAGAAAACACGCTCGACCTGCAGGCCCGGACGGTAGATCTCACGCGTCAGCTGACCGAAGGCGGTCAGGGAACAACGCTCGACATTGCCCGCGCTCGGGTCAACGTAGAGAATACGCGGGCCAGCCTGCCGCGCCTGAGGGCCGCGCGGGAAAATGCGCGCTTCCGCCTTGCGACACTTGTCGGCACACCGCCTGCGGAGATGGTGGAAGCTGCGGCGGAGTGCATGTCTTCCCCCATTGTTGCGTCAACAATCCCGGTGGGCGACGGGGCGGGGCTCATTGCGCGCCGTCCGGACGTGCAGGAAGCAGAAAAAACGCTGGCAGCGTCAGCGGCCCGGGTGGGGGTTGCGACGGCAGAGCTTTATCCGCGCATTACCCTTGGTGGCTCCGTCGACGTGACGGCACTGCAGGTAGCCAGCCTCAAGGAAGACGGTGCAGTCGGGTTCAATTTCGGGCCGCTGATCTCATGGTCGTTTCCGAACCAGACCGCCGCACGGGCCCGTATCCGGGCCGCTGAAGCGACGATGGCCGAGGCGCTGGCCCGGTTTGATCAGGCCGTGCTTGTGGCCTTGCAGGAGACGGAAACGGCGCTGCAGAACTACGCCGCTGAGCTTGAGCGCCAGGCAGCGCTCAAGCAGGCGCGGGATGTTGCTGCCCAGTCGGCCCGGATGGCCCGCGAGCGCTACGAGCTGGGCGCCGATGACTTCATCACCGTGCTCGACGCGGAGCGCACGCTGGCCGAGGCGGACATCACCCTTGCCCAGTCGCAGGCAAGCACGACCCAGTTCCAGATCGAGCTGTTCCGTGCCCTCGGTGGTACGTGGGATGCAGCGGATATCTCAACTGCGGGTATCTAG
- a CDS encoding NAD(P)H-dependent flavin oxidoreductase, giving the protein MRTRITELFGIEHPIIQGGMHFVGFAEMAAAVSNAGGLGIITGLTQGTPEKLAAEIKRCQDMTDKPFGVNLTFLPSVTPPDYPGLVDAIVQSGVKAVETAGNNPAQWLPTLKEAGIKVIHKCTSVRHSLKAESIGCDAVSVDGFECGGHPGEDDIPNFILLPRAAEELKIPFVASGGMADGRSLVAAMALGAEGMNMGTRFIATKEAPVHENVKQALIEASELDTRLIMRPLRNTERVLNNDAVERLLQKEQELGDKLSFADIAEEVAGVYPKIMKDGDMDAGGWSCGMVAGLIHDVPTCQELMDRIMGEAEEIIAKRLQTFRAA; this is encoded by the coding sequence ATGCGCACGCGAATTACAGAACTCTTCGGTATCGAGCATCCCATCATCCAGGGCGGCATGCACTTTGTCGGTTTCGCCGAAATGGCAGCGGCGGTGTCCAATGCGGGCGGCCTTGGCATCATCACCGGCCTGACTCAGGGCACGCCGGAAAAGCTCGCCGCGGAGATCAAGCGCTGCCAGGACATGACCGACAAGCCGTTCGGCGTGAACCTCACTTTCCTGCCGTCGGTGACGCCGCCTGACTATCCGGGTCTGGTTGATGCCATCGTGCAGAGTGGTGTGAAAGCCGTGGAGACGGCGGGCAACAATCCCGCCCAGTGGCTGCCGACGCTGAAGGAAGCGGGCATCAAGGTGATCCACAAATGCACCTCCGTCCGCCATTCGCTGAAGGCCGAATCCATTGGCTGTGATGCTGTGAGCGTCGATGGTTTCGAATGCGGCGGTCATCCCGGTGAAGACGACATTCCCAACTTCATCCTGCTGCCCCGTGCCGCCGAAGAGCTGAAAATCCCGTTCGTGGCGTCCGGCGGCATGGCCGATGGGCGCAGCCTTGTGGCAGCGATGGCGCTGGGTGCCGAGGGTATGAACATGGGCACCCGTTTCATCGCGACGAAGGAAGCACCGGTGCATGAGAACGTGAAGCAGGCGCTGATTGAGGCTTCGGAACTCGATACCCGCCTGATCATGCGTCCGCTGCGCAACACGGAGCGGGTCCTCAATAATGATGCGGTCGAGCGTCTGCTTCAGAAGGAGCAGGAGCTTGGTGACAAGCTGTCCTTCGCCGACATCGCCGAGGAAGTTGCGGGCGTCTATCCCAAGATCATGAAGGATGGCGACATGGATGCGGGCGGCTGGAGCTGCGGCATGGTCGCCGGCCTGATCCATGACGTTCCGACCTGTCAGGAACTGATGGACCGGATCATGGGCGAAGCGGAAGAAATCATCGCCAAGCGCCTGCAGACCTTCCGCGCCGCGTAA